One genomic window of Cannabis sativa cultivar Pink pepper isolate KNU-18-1 chromosome 2, ASM2916894v1, whole genome shotgun sequence includes the following:
- the LOC115719825 gene encoding 5'-3' exoribonuclease 3 produces MGVPSFYRWLVNKYPKVVANAIEAKGENNYLDTSSTNPNGIEFDNLYLDLNNIIHPCFHPEDDDDDDAQEFPSPLTFEQVFENMFKYIDRLFNIVRPRKLLYMAIDGVAPRAKMNQQRARRFRTAKDREIAEEEEFRVRRQFEMEGKQVLAKQETELSDSNIITPGTKFMQDLSKALKNYIKLRLSSDLGWRNIKVILSDANVPGEGEHKIMSFIRQQRKLPSYNPNTRHCLYGLDADLIMLALAAHEIHFSILREDVIVQNQQNHFSYKQFPHNNVLNSEEKHGYPIVRLKPYQVIVLVGYLILFQLYEFYIFLHVWILREYLELDMQISNPPESFKFDIERIVDDFIFMCFFVGNDFLPHIPSLSIHEGAIDLLMTVYKKEMKNIGGYLVDMIRVEDKKAGFIKLSRVEKFILLVGTHEEKIFKKRSELRERKLKQLCLQAVHDEADYDSYNAESNNSMVVDGSPSSKGSAIVSLESKPFDSSEVSYILNNTKELKQTVKDNLRRKSDLFKNGDFLIDKVKLGSHGYKERYYKEKFCACNADEIESTRKKVVRHYTEGLIWVLLYYFSDTPSWTWFYPYHYGPFVSDFKGLSQVKEKFVKGSPFKPFDQLLSVLPPRSAHALPAAYQTLMNDDSPIIDFYPTDFEIDVEGKRFSWQGVCKLPLIDESRLLCETMKLVKDLGV; encoded by the exons ATGGGAGTGCCTTCATTTTATCGTTGGTTAGTGAACAAGTATCCAAAAGTAGTGGCAAATGCCATAGAAGCTAAAGGGGAGAACAATTACTTAGATACAAGCTCAACAAACCCAAATGGGATTGAGTTTGATAACCTTTATCTTGACTTGAATAACATTATTCACCCCTGTTTTCATcctgaagatgatgatgatgatgatgcacaAGAA tttcCATCTCCACTAACATTTGAACAAGTGTTTGAGAACATGTTTAAATACATTGATCGTCTCTTCAACATCGTTAGACCTCGGAAACTTTTATACATGGCCATCG ATGGAGTTGCTCCAAGAGCTAAGATGAATCAGCAACGAGCTAGGCGTTTTCGTACGGCCAAAGACAGAGAAATTGCT gaAGAGGAAGAGTTTAGAGTGAGGAGACAGTTTGAAATGGAAGGCAAACAAGTACTTGCAAAGCAGGAAACTGAACTATCTGATTCTAACATTATCACTCCTGGAACAAAGTTCATGCAAGATTTGTCAAAAGCACTTAAAAACTACATTAAGTTACGATTAAGTAGTGATTTGGGGTGGAGGAACATTAAG gTGATTCTTTCTGATGCTAATGTTCCTGGGGAAGGAGAGCACAAAATCATGTCTTTCATAAGGCAACAGCGTAAACTCCCTTCTTACAATCCCAACACTCGTCACTGCTTATATGGATTG GATGCTGATCTCATTATGCTGGCATTGGCTGCTCATGAAAttcatttttcaattttgagAGAG GATGTGATTGTTCAAAATCAGCAGAACCATTTTAGTTACAAACAGTTTCCtcataataatgtattaaactCAGAAGAAAAACATGGATACCCCATTGTTAGATTGAAACCGTATCAGGTGATTGTTCTTGTTGGGTATCTTATATTATTTCAACTTTATGAGTTTTATATC TTTCTGCATGTTTGGATATTGAGGGAGTATTTGGAACTTGACATGCAAATTTCTAATCCTCCTGAGAGCTTTAAATTCGATATTGAGCGAATAGTAGATGACTTTATCTTCATGTGTTTCTTTGTTGGAAATGATTTTCTTCCTCACATACCCTCTTTGTCAATCCATGAG GGTGCAATTGATTTGTTAATGACTGTTTATAAGAAAGAGATGAAAAATATTGGTGGCTATCTTGTTGATATGATCCGG GTGGAGGATAAGAAAGCGGGGTTTATCAAACTATCTAGAGTTGAGAAGTTCATTCTCTTGGTTGGGACACATGAAGagaaaattttcaagaaaagaTCAGAACTACGCGAGCGAAAGCTTAAACAACTTTGCTTACAAGCT GTACATGATGAGGCAGATTATGATTCGTATAATGCTGAAAGTAACAATTCTATGGTAGTTGATGGATCACCCTCATCTAAAGGTTCTGCAATTGTGTCATTGGAAAGTAAACCCTTTGATTCTTCTGAAGTAAGTTAT ATTTTAAATAATACAAAGGAGCTTAAGCAAACAGTGAAAGATAATCTTCGAAGGAAATCTGACTTGTTCAAGAATGGAGATTTTCTGATTGACAAa GTCAAACTTGGCTCTCATGGTTATAAAGAGAGGTATTATAAAGAGAAGTTTTGTGCATGTAATGCAGATGAGATTGAAAGTACAAGGAAAAAAGTA GTAAGACACTACACTGAAGGTTTAATTTGGGTTCTTTTGTACTATTTCTCTGATACTCCATCATGGACTTG GTTTTATCCCTACCACTATGGACCATTTGTTTCAGACTTCAAGGGTTTATCTCAGGTCAAAGAAAAGTTTGTAAAAGGCTCTCCCTTTAAACCTTTTGATCAACTATTGAGTGTCCTTCCCCCAAGGAG TGCTCATGCACTTCCTGCTGCTTATCAGACACTAATGAATGATGATAGCCCAATTATTGATTTTTATCCAACAG attttgagattgatgTGGAGGGAAAACGATTTTCATGGCAG GGTGTTTGTAAGCTTCCGTTGATTGATGAAAGCCGACTTCTTTGTGAAACGATGAAGTTAGTGAAGGATCTCGGGGTATGA